A region of Mesorhizobium sp. M3A.F.Ca.ET.080.04.2.1 DNA encodes the following proteins:
- a CDS encoding sugar phosphate isomerase/epimerase, whose product MSRIGIHSFVWSASSAQKDLERTLANTKEAGFDLIEFSYLDPADVDIAKLAKSIADHRLGVAISIGLPADGDISSPDKTVAARGVEILNRTIALTRDLGGRKVGGILSASHGLQTEPPTREQWNRSAATLAEVAETAKTAGVTLNLEIVNRFESNLLNTAAQGLAFIEDTGSDNIFLHLDTFHMNIEEADAGLAIRHAAKKIGYVHIGESHRGFLGTGSIDFAAIFDALTAIGYRDDLSFESFSSEIVDENLSRKTAIWRNLWTDNMELARHARRFIDVGMETARHKAELVRASQKP is encoded by the coding sequence ATGTCGCGCATTGGTATCCATTCTTTCGTCTGGTCGGCGAGCTCGGCGCAGAAAGACCTCGAGCGCACGCTGGCCAACACAAAGGAAGCCGGCTTCGACCTGATCGAGTTCTCCTATCTCGACCCGGCCGACGTCGATATCGCCAAGCTGGCCAAAAGCATCGCCGATCATCGTCTGGGAGTTGCGATCAGCATCGGCCTGCCCGCAGATGGCGACATTTCAAGCCCCGACAAGACGGTCGCCGCGCGCGGCGTCGAAATCCTGAACCGCACCATCGCGCTCACGCGCGATCTCGGCGGCCGCAAGGTCGGCGGCATTCTTTCGGCCAGCCACGGTTTGCAGACAGAGCCGCCCACGCGCGAGCAGTGGAACCGCAGCGCTGCGACCCTCGCCGAGGTCGCGGAGACCGCCAAGACAGCCGGCGTCACGCTCAACCTCGAAATTGTCAACCGCTTCGAGAGCAACCTGCTCAACACCGCCGCGCAGGGGCTTGCCTTCATCGAGGACACCGGCTCCGACAACATCTTCCTGCATCTCGATACATTCCACATGAACATTGAGGAGGCAGATGCCGGGCTGGCCATCCGTCATGCCGCGAAGAAGATCGGCTATGTCCATATCGGCGAGAGCCATCGCGGTTTCCTCGGCACCGGCAGCATCGATTTCGCCGCGATCTTCGATGCGCTGACGGCGATCGGCTATAGGGACGACCTCAGCTTCGAATCCTTCTCTTCCGAGATCGTCGACGAGAACCTGTCGAGGAAGACGGCGATCTGGCGCAATCTGTGGACCGACAACATGGAGCTAGCCCGCCATGCGCGCCGGTTCATCGACGTCGGCATGGAGACCGCCCGGCACAAGGCCGAACTCGTCCGGGCATCGCAAAAGCCCTGA
- a CDS encoding ABC transporter substrate-binding protein produces MKTIAKLLCGAAIAALAVAPASAKDLNKVGISVGLLGNPFFVATIKGIEDAAKKINPKVEVTSVSADYDLNKQVSQIDSFIAAGVDVIMLNAVDAKAIAPAVKKAQAAGIVVAAFDVSAPGADVTVMTNNVKAGEEACQYLVDHTGGKGDYVILNGPASSSILERVKGCKDVLSQHPDIKILSDDQNAEGSRDGGLKVFQSLLTRFDKIDAVFAINDPTAIGAQLAAKQLNRSEFIFTAVDGAPDIEKEFASGTSMIKASASQDPYVMAGQSLQMAADVLAGKKPAEPVVLLDPKLITAENLKDYKGWTAAR; encoded by the coding sequence ATGAAGACCATCGCCAAACTGCTCTGCGGCGCAGCCATCGCGGCGCTCGCCGTCGCGCCGGCATCGGCCAAGGACCTCAACAAGGTCGGCATCTCGGTCGGCCTGCTCGGCAATCCCTTCTTCGTCGCCACCATCAAGGGCATCGAGGACGCGGCCAAGAAGATCAATCCCAAGGTCGAGGTGACGTCGGTATCGGCGGACTACGATCTCAACAAGCAGGTCTCGCAGATCGATTCCTTCATCGCCGCCGGCGTCGACGTGATCATGCTCAACGCGGTCGACGCCAAGGCGATCGCGCCTGCCGTCAAGAAGGCGCAGGCGGCCGGCATCGTGGTCGCTGCCTTTGACGTTTCGGCACCGGGCGCCGACGTCACCGTGATGACCAACAACGTCAAGGCGGGCGAGGAAGCTTGCCAGTATCTGGTCGACCACACCGGCGGCAAGGGCGACTACGTCATCCTCAACGGCCCGGCATCGTCCTCGATCCTGGAGCGCGTCAAGGGCTGCAAGGATGTTCTCTCGCAGCATCCGGACATCAAGATCCTGTCCGACGACCAGAACGCCGAAGGCTCCCGCGACGGCGGCCTGAAGGTGTTCCAGTCGCTGCTCACCCGCTTCGACAAGATCGACGCGGTGTTCGCCATCAACGATCCGACGGCCATCGGCGCTCAGCTCGCGGCCAAGCAGCTCAACCGCTCGGAATTCATCTTCACCGCGGTCGACGGCGCTCCCGACATCGAGAAGGAGTTCGCCTCCGGCACCTCGATGATCAAGGCGTCCGCCTCGCAGGATCCCTATGTGATGGCCGGTCAGTCGCTGCAGATGGCGGCAGACGTGCTTGCCGGCAAGAAGCCGGCCGAGCCCGTGGTCCTGCTCGACCCGAAGCTGATCACCGCCGAGAACCTTAAGGACTACAAGGGCTGGACCGCGGCCCGCTAG
- a CDS encoding ribose ABC transporter permease — MTDSTSAATTADQAALRSRRLRTAFAALGMLPVLVLLAAAFQLINPRFLTGTNLLIVSQQSSINIVLAAGMTFVILTGGIDLSVGSVLAASAMVAVLVSLVPDWGMLGIPAAILVGLGFGVINGLLVAYVRLPPFIVTLGSLTAVRGLARLLGEDTTVFNSDLPFDFIGNGSLLGIPWLVIIALTVVVLSWMVLKRTVLGTWIYAVGGNAEAARLTGIKVPLVLLFVYGVSGLLAGLGGVMSAARLYAANGLQLGQSYELDAIAAVILGGTSFVGGVGSIWGTLIGGLIIAVLSNGLILAGVSDIWQYIIKGLVIIVAVALDRYRLQAGART, encoded by the coding sequence ATGACCGACAGCACATCGGCAGCGACGACAGCGGACCAGGCGGCGCTCAGGAGTCGGCGGTTGCGCACGGCCTTCGCCGCGCTCGGCATGCTGCCCGTGCTGGTGCTGCTTGCGGCCGCCTTCCAGCTGATCAACCCGCGTTTCCTCACCGGCACCAACCTGCTGATCGTTAGCCAGCAATCGTCGATCAACATCGTGCTCGCCGCCGGCATGACCTTCGTTATTCTCACCGGCGGCATCGACCTCTCCGTCGGCTCCGTCCTGGCCGCGTCGGCGATGGTGGCAGTGCTGGTGTCGCTGGTGCCGGATTGGGGCATGCTCGGCATTCCCGCCGCCATCCTGGTCGGCCTCGGCTTCGGCGTCATCAATGGGCTGCTCGTCGCCTATGTCAGGCTGCCGCCCTTCATCGTCACGCTGGGCTCGCTCACCGCGGTGCGCGGCCTCGCCCGGTTGCTCGGCGAGGACACCACCGTGTTCAATTCCGACCTGCCGTTCGACTTCATCGGCAATGGCTCGCTGCTCGGCATTCCGTGGCTGGTCATCATCGCGCTGACGGTGGTGGTGCTGTCCTGGATGGTGCTCAAGCGCACGGTGCTCGGCACCTGGATCTATGCCGTGGGTGGCAATGCCGAGGCGGCGCGCCTCACCGGCATCAAGGTGCCGCTCGTGCTGCTCTTCGTCTATGGGGTCTCCGGCCTGCTTGCCGGCCTCGGCGGCGTGATGTCGGCGGCCCGACTTTATGCCGCCAACGGTCTGCAGCTCGGCCAATCCTACGAGCTCGATGCCATCGCTGCCGTAATCCTCGGCGGCACCAGCTTCGTCGGCGGCGTCGGCTCGATCTGGGGCACGCTGATCGGCGGCCTGATCATCGCGGTGCTCTCCAACGGACTCATTTTGGCCGGTGTCTCCGACATCTGGCAGTACATCATCAAGGGATTGGTCATCATCGTGGCGGTCGCCCTCGACCGTTACCGGCTCCAGGCCGGCGCAAGAACGTGA
- a CDS encoding sugar ABC transporter ATP-binding protein, with amino-acid sequence MSSAAHVEATQRPVLEMRHISKTFGPIRALQDVSLAVNAGELHALMGENGAGKSTLMKVLSGAYRPDAGGEILIDGAPIATGDPIKARAHGIAVIYQELSLAPNLTVAQNIFLGNEPRRFGIVDRDRCNRRARDIIGRLGVSFSARALVSSLSLGERQLVEIARALSTSARIIVMDEPTTSLTSRETERLFEVIAALKAQGIAIIYISHRMEEVYQLADRVSVLRDSGYVGTLERADLNASRLVSMMVGRDLSAFYKKDHRPPDSKRKVALSVRGMSDGRLLKDCSFDLYHGEVLALAGLVGSGRTELARLIFGADRRSAGELKLDCKPLAIASPREALEAGIAYLTEDRKELGLFLDMSISDNINMGVLPRDARAGGFRDFAAADRRAAKAVADLSIRTRSAQANAGSLSGGNQQKVLLARLLETEPKVVILDEPTRGVDVGAKSEIYRLIDNLASRGIAILMISSELPEVIGVADRVLVMRDGAIVGEVTASAGEPLRQEAIMELATGAAQEGPKR; translated from the coding sequence ATGAGCTCCGCCGCCCATGTCGAGGCGACGCAGAGGCCGGTCTTGGAGATGCGTCACATCTCCAAGACCTTCGGCCCTATCCGCGCACTGCAGGATGTGTCGCTCGCCGTGAACGCCGGCGAACTGCACGCGCTGATGGGCGAGAACGGCGCCGGCAAGTCGACGCTGATGAAGGTGCTGTCCGGCGCCTACCGGCCCGATGCCGGCGGCGAGATCCTCATCGACGGCGCGCCGATTGCCACCGGCGATCCGATCAAGGCCCGCGCCCACGGCATTGCCGTCATCTACCAGGAACTATCGCTGGCGCCGAACCTCACCGTCGCGCAGAACATCTTCCTCGGCAACGAGCCGCGCAGGTTCGGCATCGTCGACCGCGATCGGTGCAACCGGCGTGCCCGGGACATCATCGGCCGGCTTGGTGTTTCCTTCTCGGCGCGCGCCCTGGTCTCCAGCCTGTCGCTCGGCGAGCGTCAGCTGGTCGAGATCGCCCGCGCGCTGTCGACCAGCGCCCGCATCATCGTCATGGACGAGCCGACCACCTCGCTGACCTCGCGCGAGACCGAAAGGCTGTTCGAAGTCATTGCCGCGCTCAAGGCACAAGGGATCGCCATCATTTACATCAGCCATCGCATGGAGGAGGTCTACCAGCTCGCCGACCGCGTCAGCGTGCTGCGCGACAGCGGCTATGTCGGCACTCTGGAGCGCGCCGATCTCAACGCTTCGCGCCTTGTCTCGATGATGGTCGGCCGCGACCTCTCGGCCTTCTACAAGAAGGATCATCGCCCGCCGGACAGCAAGCGCAAGGTGGCGCTGTCGGTGCGCGGCATGTCGGACGGCAGGCTGTTGAAGGACTGCTCGTTCGACCTCTATCACGGCGAGGTGCTGGCGCTTGCCGGGCTGGTCGGCTCCGGCCGCACCGAGCTCGCCAGACTGATTTTCGGCGCCGACCGGCGCAGCGCGGGCGAGCTGAAGCTCGACTGCAAGCCGCTCGCCATCGCCTCGCCGCGCGAGGCGCTCGAGGCCGGCATCGCCTATCTCACTGAGGACCGCAAGGAGCTCGGCCTGTTCCTCGACATGTCGATTTCCGACAACATCAACATGGGCGTGCTCCCCAGGGATGCGCGCGCCGGCGGCTTCCGCGATTTCGCCGCCGCCGACCGGCGCGCCGCCAAGGCGGTCGCCGACCTGTCGATCCGCACGAGGTCGGCGCAGGCCAATGCCGGCTCGCTGTCGGGCGGCAACCAGCAAAAGGTGCTGCTCGCCCGCCTGCTGGAAACCGAGCCGAAGGTCGTCATTCTCGACGAGCCGACGCGCGGCGTCGATGTCGGCGCCAAGTCGGAGATCTACCGGCTGATCGACAATCTCGCCAGCAGGGGCATCGCCATCCTGATGATCTCCAGCGAATTGCCGGAAGTGATCGGCGTCGCCGACCGCGTGCTGGTGATGCGCGACGGCGCCATCGTCGGCGAGGTGACGGCGTCGGCCGGCGAGCCACTTCGTCAGGAAGCGATCATGGAACTTGCGACGGGAGCGGCCCAGGAAGGACCGAAGCGATGA